In the genome of Opitutia bacterium KCR 482, one region contains:
- a CDS encoding ADP-ribosylglycohydrolase family protein — MNSLNIGSSAFFDRFFGAWWGAFIGDAMALPVHGYSSERAIAADYGKIADYVPPLDFHPESVLHALPIPQLPPEFDYIGKRRASLWRKRGTHPHIGMRAGASTLPLVLALHLGASMASAGGFDIDAWLERYAAVMTSEDGHADTFIPSIHRRYFENLAAGKNPETNGCPDAHMSDIAIFAPLLFSTLKNPDKSSMDIFRALKKFTIGEGASSGAFFLSEILAKVLRGSSIEEAIYKNMTPDRHVSLAFPYRRWIKNRDDYDAIRATGRFAAIEEAIPLTLYISLKYGTDVITATVVNANIGGETTGRGALIGMLAGAQCGLSHIPRNYIDALEYASEIQAVGELLYAMFR, encoded by the coding sequence ATGAACAGTCTTAACATTGGCAGCAGTGCGTTCTTCGACAGATTTTTCGGCGCGTGGTGGGGCGCGTTCATAGGCGACGCAATGGCGTTGCCCGTACACGGGTATTCCTCCGAACGCGCAATCGCCGCCGACTACGGCAAAATTGCCGACTATGTTCCGCCGCTCGATTTCCACCCCGAAAGCGTTTTGCACGCGCTTCCGATTCCCCAGCTTCCGCCGGAATTCGACTACATCGGCAAGCGCCGCGCGTCGCTGTGGCGCAAGCGCGGCACGCACCCGCACATCGGAATGCGGGCGGGGGCGAGCACGCTTCCACTCGTGCTTGCGCTCCACTTGGGCGCGTCGATGGCGTCGGCGGGCGGCTTCGACATCGACGCGTGGCTTGAACGCTACGCTGCCGTGATGACTTCCGAAGACGGGCACGCCGACACATTCATTCCGTCGATTCACCGCAGGTATTTCGAAAATCTTGCCGCGGGGAAAAATCCCGAAACGAACGGCTGTCCCGACGCCCACATGAGCGACATCGCAATCTTCGCGCCGCTCCTGTTTTCGACGCTGAAAAATCCCGACAAGAGCAGCATGGACATCTTCCGCGCCCTCAAAAAATTCACGATAGGCGAGGGCGCGTCGTCGGGGGCGTTTTTCCTTTCCGAAATTTTGGCGAAAGTTTTGCGCGGCTCGTCGATAGAGGAGGCAATCTACAAAAACATGACGCCCGACCGCCACGTCAGCCTTGCCTTCCCCTACCGCAGGTGGATTAAAAACCGCGACGACTACGACGCCATAAGGGCGACGGGCAGGTTCGCCGCGATAGAGGAGGCGATTCCCCTCACGCTTTACATCTCGCTGAAATACGGCACGGACGTGATAACCGCGACCGTCGTCAACGCGAATATCGGCGGAGAAACGACGGGGCGCGGCGCGTTAATCGGCATGCTCGCGGGGGCGCAGTGCGGGCTTTCGCACATTCCGCGCAACTACATCGACGCGCTCGAATACGCCTCCGAAATTCAGGCTGTGGGCGAGCTTCTCTACGCAATGTTCAGATAG
- a CDS encoding putative LPS assembly protein LptD, producing the protein MKLLLGILAIVGAACMTVQGAETSEGGKTGRMRRDIPWVSLAHQRAMREKPAEKTEEPTKEKSLISRFTKDAAPELSADKFEYADDGSGKLTARGNAKISDKNYELGADRVEFSETQGYAKATGDVKISADRARITSDDIYVDFKNDAMKSGYVKFGSSPVFAESTSLDADKSKVSLGESYMYFGEPASTSMSASASAISYDKETDILSMDDATLAVGPVPFFYVPNYYQHGLQRPPFDVNTSAGYNGDYGAYIRNNLYYNGLGDVSPGVLLDYYTKRSVLFGPAANYDAELANSVLSGWVQGAYINDHGNASIRGEDSLGRKIGTDRFFAEFRHKQTFDDKISLTGNLSYWSDEFITRDFRPELFYDNQTPDNFGEAVYYGEFFTGSVFTRFAPNSWEIVQQRLPEVRVDVQPVEIFNTGAYQTGFASYAYLRKFDPMSSANYLYSNRADAYYGIYRPIELSSWSKITPVIGGRATYYANAEGGGDYARFLGQVGFDAQMDVWGTWEYESKTMAIDGIRHHLIPQISYRYIPAAEQGRGKIPQIDTEYLTTYPPVLDLGTLRNADEIAATNTMRFGVQNVFETRDDEYGSREIARFDVYQDVNFDKREIPQSDGEKSFSDLFVNASVSPARWLTIGSYTRVNLDRIDLPETNAYVGLLDGDAFSVYFIASYLKNAITQYTTLAEYRISERYKVFGRWSYDERLSAFTNQTYGLWTRIGNSWAIEYMISERSGSKRQNNFSFGMRVSMMIF; encoded by the coding sequence GTGAAATTACTATTGGGAATATTGGCGATAGTCGGGGCGGCGTGCATGACAGTGCAGGGCGCGGAGACATCGGAAGGCGGAAAAACGGGGCGTATGCGCCGCGATATACCGTGGGTGTCGCTCGCACACCAGCGGGCGATGAGGGAAAAGCCCGCAGAGAAGACGGAAGAGCCGACAAAAGAGAAGTCGCTGATTTCGCGGTTTACAAAAGACGCCGCGCCGGAACTGTCGGCGGACAAGTTCGAGTACGCCGACGACGGGTCGGGAAAACTGACCGCCCGCGGCAACGCAAAGATTTCTGATAAGAACTACGAATTGGGGGCGGACAGGGTAGAATTTTCGGAAACACAGGGATACGCAAAGGCGACAGGCGACGTAAAAATATCGGCGGACAGGGCGAGAATAACGTCGGACGACATCTACGTGGATTTCAAAAACGACGCCATGAAGTCTGGCTACGTAAAATTCGGGTCGTCGCCAGTGTTTGCGGAGTCTACGTCATTGGACGCGGATAAATCGAAAGTGTCGCTTGGTGAGTCGTACATGTACTTCGGCGAACCCGCAAGCACGTCAATGTCGGCATCGGCGTCGGCTATTTCATACGATAAGGAGACAGACATTCTGTCGATGGACGACGCAACACTCGCAGTAGGACCTGTGCCGTTCTTCTACGTCCCGAACTACTACCAGCACGGCTTGCAGCGGCCGCCGTTCGATGTAAACACGAGCGCGGGCTATAACGGCGACTACGGCGCATATATCCGCAACAACCTTTACTATAACGGACTTGGCGACGTCTCGCCAGGGGTGCTACTCGACTATTACACAAAACGCTCGGTGCTCTTCGGACCCGCCGCAAACTACGATGCGGAACTTGCGAACTCTGTGCTCAGCGGCTGGGTTCAGGGGGCGTATATAAACGACCACGGCAACGCGTCGATACGCGGGGAGGACTCGCTTGGCAGGAAAATCGGCACGGACCGCTTCTTCGCGGAGTTCAGGCATAAGCAGACATTCGACGACAAAATTTCGCTCACGGGCAACCTCAGCTATTGGAGCGACGAATTTATCACGCGCGACTTCCGCCCCGAACTTTTCTACGACAACCAAACTCCCGACAACTTCGGCGAGGCGGTCTACTACGGCGAATTTTTCACGGGCTCGGTGTTCACGCGCTTCGCGCCGAACAGCTGGGAGATTGTCCAACAACGCCTGCCCGAAGTCCGCGTGGACGTTCAGCCGGTGGAGATTTTCAATACGGGCGCATACCAGACGGGCTTTGCGTCGTACGCATACCTCAGGAAATTCGACCCGATGTCGAGCGCAAACTACCTGTACTCTAACCGCGCCGACGCGTACTACGGCATCTACCGCCCGATAGAGCTTTCGTCGTGGAGCAAAATCACGCCGGTAATCGGCGGCCGCGCAACATACTACGCAAACGCGGAGGGCGGCGGCGACTACGCCAGATTCCTCGGTCAAGTCGGCTTCGACGCCCAAATGGACGTCTGGGGCACATGGGAGTACGAAAGCAAAACAATGGCAATAGACGGAATCCGCCACCATCTGATTCCGCAAATATCGTACCGCTACATACCCGCCGCCGAACAGGGCAGGGGAAAAATTCCGCAAATAGACACCGAATATCTTACGACATATCCGCCCGTGCTCGACCTCGGCACACTGCGCAACGCCGACGAAATCGCGGCGACAAACACAATGCGCTTCGGGGTGCAAAACGTGTTCGAAACGCGCGACGACGAATACGGCTCGCGCGAGATTGCGCGCTTCGACGTATATCAGGACGTCAACTTCGACAAGCGCGAAATTCCGCAGTCGGACGGAGAAAAATCGTTCTCCGACCTGTTCGTGAACGCGTCGGTCTCGCCCGCGCGCTGGCTTACGATAGGCTCGTATACGCGCGTGAACCTCGACAGAATAGACCTGCCCGAAACGAACGCATACGTCGGGCTGCTGGACGGCGACGCGTTTTCCGTGTACTTCATCGCAAGCTACCTTAAAAACGCAATCACGCAGTACACGACGCTCGCCGAATACAGAATCAGCGAACGCTACAAAGTGTTCGGACGCTGGAGCTACGACGAACGCCTCTCCGCATTCACAAACCAAACCTACGGACTCTGGACGCGCATAGGCAACTCTTGGGCGATAGAATACATGATAAGCGAACGCTCCGGCTCGAAACGCCAAAACAACTTTTCGTTTGGCATGCGCGTGAGCATGATGATTTTCTGA
- a CDS encoding DUF5696 domain-containing protein — MGKSLIFALQNATLRIKKLDGQTVEKQVPFEKAGDAFRITVPVADIMRRMKAEGIDKAEVCSVGWNISGHDGRFPQFFPVEPKLGGEAKFREAIAEGKSLGYHINCHINPFSVFSISNRWNDNGIAMYPDGSPFFDYFQPGGKAFRPCFQRYHDLWIKDDFKKMKALGLNGIMHLDVMSFVHPYPCKDPMHPLNRQQTVDYENKVGAYAHEIFGGLASEGGLDHLAPTLDFALYLWSYPDWEGKPEKLAEKFVPLWQLVYHGIILSNPYYTTIDALYPKSYATSDQRKAYDYLENPETRWLKAIEFDARPVFYYTDYKNLKPMKRAYDEFQKLKHLQLQFMQDHREISKGVFVSTFESGEEIVVNYTSAPFEYKGESVPAKGYGHFAK, encoded by the coding sequence ATGGGGAAATCTCTTATTTTTGCGCTCCAGAATGCGACGCTCAGGATAAAGAAGCTTGACGGACAGACTGTCGAGAAGCAAGTGCCTTTCGAAAAGGCTGGGGACGCGTTCAGAATTACCGTCCCCGTTGCCGACATCATGCGCCGCATGAAAGCCGAGGGAATCGACAAGGCGGAAGTGTGTTCCGTAGGCTGGAACATTTCGGGGCACGACGGACGTTTTCCGCAGTTCTTCCCCGTCGAGCCGAAGCTCGGCGGCGAGGCAAAGTTCCGCGAGGCAATCGCCGAGGGGAAGTCGCTCGGCTACCACATCAACTGCCACATAAACCCGTTTTCGGTGTTTTCAATCTCGAACAGGTGGAACGACAACGGAATTGCGATGTACCCCGACGGCTCGCCGTTTTTCGACTATTTCCAGCCCGGCGGCAAGGCGTTCCGCCCGTGCTTCCAACGCTACCACGACCTCTGGATTAAGGACGACTTCAAGAAGATGAAGGCTCTCGGTCTCAACGGAATCATGCACCTCGACGTTATGTCTTTCGTGCACCCCTATCCGTGCAAAGACCCCATGCACCCGCTCAACAGGCAGCAGACGGTTGACTACGAAAACAAGGTAGGAGCGTATGCGCACGAAATTTTCGGAGGGCTTGCGTCGGAGGGCGGACTTGACCACCTTGCGCCGACACTCGACTTCGCGCTCTATTTGTGGTCGTACCCCGACTGGGAGGGCAAGCCCGAAAAGCTCGCCGAGAAGTTCGTGCCGCTCTGGCAGCTTGTCTACCACGGCATAATTCTCAGCAACCCCTACTACACGACAATCGACGCCCTCTACCCGAAGTCATACGCAACTTCCGACCAGCGCAAGGCGTACGACTATCTTGAAAATCCCGAAACGCGCTGGCTCAAAGCGATAGAGTTCGACGCCCGCCCCGTTTTCTATTATACCGACTACAAAAACTTGAAGCCCATGAAACGCGCCTACGACGAGTTCCAGAAGCTCAAACACCTGCAACTGCAATTCATGCAGGACCACCGCGAAATATCGAAAGGCGTGTTTGTTTCGACATTCGAAAGCGGCGAGGAAATCGTCGTAAACTATACTTCCGCGCCGTTCGAATACAAGGGCGAAAGCGTTCCCGCAAAGGGATACGGGCACTTTGCGAAATAA
- a CDS encoding ferredoxin gives MADKSEKNEFNVAGKFYVDSQCIGCALCNSTAEGFFQMSDSGCAYVAKQPESDADTALCTEAMESCPVQAIGDDGE, from the coding sequence ATGGCAGATAAATCAGAAAAGAACGAATTTAACGTTGCGGGCAAATTCTACGTTGACTCGCAGTGCATAGGTTGCGCCCTCTGCAATTCCACGGCGGAAGGCTTTTTCCAAATGAGCGACAGCGGTTGCGCATACGTCGCAAAACAGCCCGAATCGGACGCCGACACGGCACTCTGCACGGAAGCAATGGAATCGTGCCCCGTACAGGCAATCGGCGACGACGGCGAATAA